A region of Tunicatimonas pelagia DNA encodes the following proteins:
- a CDS encoding FG-GAP and VCBS repeat-containing protein, which produces MLSLPLEKVFWKRFLSCLIVIIGLANSTINGQIPKYWYFGHGLVVDDFNNDFHDDILVSNFKGSITLYLSDYSSQSIKFIEQPSINVSCDIGSEMESGDFNGDTNTDFIATVTSSPRYVRGGSFLQYFGDGRGGFEYINRLSQEGIGIDEFLDGFGSSLAVGDINNDGYDDVVVGAPGEHLPNQFLRNKPYGALFVFFAKNDALDPIGYLKMYVDTRAPFRQNVYAGSLFPRPIALGQSNKSFIAVSAMDSPAPYYLNGRLRDNTRRFRGGAVYTYLYSEGEIEENGIIFELPEFYENNTTPIPACNDGIDNDGDGLTDLDDPGCTSTTDTNEFNVSDLSGFTNLLLTNCDTDRSQYKVWIRNITDNTGWNEIGEINYQGNSSGTCPSGAYQPFNVTLAGNQKLYEVVVVDSNLLGCGGRNDPTYASCRKWSVVLRSNPNGGVATQLLY; this is translated from the coding sequence ATGCTGTCTTTGCCTTTAGAAAAAGTCTTTTGGAAAAGGTTTTTGAGTTGTTTAATAGTAATTATTGGACTAGCCAATTCTACAATCAATGGTCAGATTCCTAAATATTGGTACTTTGGTCATGGATTAGTAGTCGATGATTTTAATAATGATTTCCACGATGATATTTTAGTCTCAAATTTTAAAGGTTCAATTACATTGTATCTATCAGATTATTCCTCACAAAGCATAAAGTTTATTGAGCAACCAAGTATTAATGTTTCGTGCGATATAGGATCTGAAATGGAAAGCGGTGATTTTAACGGTGATACAAATACTGATTTCATTGCCACAGTCACATCATCACCTAGATATGTCCGTGGAGGCTCCTTTTTGCAATATTTCGGGGATGGAAGAGGTGGCTTCGAGTATATAAACAGGCTATCCCAAGAAGGTATAGGAATTGACGAATTTCTGGACGGGTTTGGTTCTAGTTTAGCAGTGGGGGATATAAATAATGATGGATACGATGATGTAGTGGTAGGTGCGCCAGGTGAACACCTCCCAAACCAGTTTTTAAGGAATAAACCTTATGGAGCTTTATTCGTTTTTTTTGCCAAAAATGACGCTTTAGATCCCATAGGTTATTTAAAAATGTACGTCGATACAAGGGCACCCTTTCGTCAGAATGTTTATGCAGGATCTCTATTTCCCCGTCCAATAGCATTAGGCCAATCAAATAAATCGTTTATTGCTGTAAGTGCCATGGATTCACCCGCTCCCTACTATCTTAATGGTCGGCTACGAGACAATACACGAAGATTCAGAGGCGGGGCTGTTTACACATATTTATACTCAGAAGGTGAGATAGAAGAAAATGGTATCATATTTGAACTTCCAGAATTTTATGAAAATAACACTACACCAATACCCGCATGCAACGATGGAATCGATAATGATGGTGATGGTCTTACCGATCTAGATGACCCTGGCTGCACATCAACAACCGATACTAATGAATTCAATGTAAGCGATCTTTCAGGATTTACAAATTTACTATTGACTAACTGTGATACTGATAGATCGCAATATAAAGTTTGGATTAGAAATATAACTGATAATACTGGATGGAATGAAATAGGTGAAATAAACTATCAAGGTAATTCATCTGGTACATGCCCATCTGGTGCATATCAACCATTTAATGTTACACTGGCAGGTAATCAGAAACTGTATGAAGTAGTCGTCGTTGATTCAAATCTATTAGGTTGTGGAGGACGTAACGATCCCACCTATGCCAGTTGCAGAAAGTGGTCTGTGGTACTAAGATCGAATCCAAATGGTGGTGTAGCAACTCAATTGCTTTACTAA
- a CDS encoding thermonuclease family protein yields MVISFILWWNLLAGTLIGIPTVVDGDTIEIHGVRVRLLGIDAPEIGQWCTDVSSKQIRCGQQAALALDRFIAGRTVQCQSSEVDKYGRQIATCFVDGININEWMVAQGYALAYRRYSSDYVTTEQLAQTEKRGIWQYQFEEPWSYRSSRGRQSEITKSQPGQKISMSRAPETSADCKIKGNISRSGEKIYHTPTSPWYNKTSIDETKGERWFCSEEEAQQAGWRRVKH; encoded by the coding sequence ATGGTTATTTCTTTTATTCTCTGGTGGAACCTGCTCGCTGGAACGCTCATCGGCATTCCTACAGTCGTAGATGGAGATACCATTGAGATTCATGGGGTACGCGTACGCTTACTGGGGATCGATGCTCCTGAAATTGGCCAGTGGTGTACCGATGTATCGAGTAAGCAGATCCGCTGCGGACAGCAAGCGGCCCTAGCACTTGATCGTTTCATTGCCGGCCGTACCGTCCAATGCCAGTCTTCAGAAGTTGATAAGTACGGCCGGCAGATTGCCACCTGCTTTGTAGATGGAATCAATATCAACGAATGGATGGTGGCACAAGGATACGCCCTGGCTTACCGAAGGTACAGTAGCGACTACGTAACTACCGAGCAATTGGCTCAAACCGAGAAACGAGGTATTTGGCAGTACCAGTTTGAAGAGCCTTGGAGCTATCGGTCGAGTAGGGGTAGGCAATCAGAAATAACCAAAAGCCAGCCGGGCCAGAAAATATCGATGAGCCGAGCTCCCGAAACATCGGCCGATTGTAAGATCAAAGGAAACATCAGCCGGTCCGGTGAAAAAATCTATCACACTCCAACAAGCCCGTGGTACAACAAGACGAGTATCGACGAAACTAAGGGAGAGCGCTGGTTCTGTAGTGAAGAAGAAGCACAGCAGGCTGGTTGGCGAAGAGTGAAACATTGA
- a CDS encoding bile acid:sodium symporter family protein yields the protein MENLDQQTLHFSQENLWVLNFCLAVIMFGIALELTVADFKRLLTRPRAITVGLLAQVVLLPLVTYLIVLLIQPTQSIALGMILVASCPSGTLSNLLSVLAGGNGALSVSLTALTTLVSFITLPLNFSLWSGVYLRGQTTLQAVEIPVFQILTTLVFIVLIPLLLGMTWASWRPGITKAILKPIRVISVIIFLVFIVVALGNNFDNFYRYIHLLFMIVLIHNAAAYSLGYAVATGLGLNYKDRRTISLDTGIQNSGLALILIFNFFDGRGGMAFLAGWWGIWDMISGLLLAWGMSRWRILNTNT from the coding sequence ATGGAAAACCTCGATCAACAAACGCTTCATTTCAGCCAGGAAAACCTGTGGGTGCTCAACTTCTGCCTGGCAGTTATTATGTTCGGTATCGCTCTTGAGCTTACTGTAGCAGATTTTAAACGGTTACTCACCCGCCCCAGGGCGATCACCGTAGGCCTGCTTGCCCAGGTCGTATTGCTACCTCTGGTTACCTATCTGATTGTACTGCTAATTCAGCCTACCCAGAGCATCGCTCTAGGCATGATATTAGTCGCCTCGTGCCCAAGTGGCACATTATCTAACCTATTATCTGTCCTGGCAGGAGGGAACGGCGCACTTTCAGTAAGCCTGACGGCTCTCACGACACTAGTTTCATTTATTACCTTACCCCTGAATTTTTCACTTTGGTCAGGAGTATATCTGCGCGGCCAAACTACGCTGCAAGCAGTGGAAATTCCGGTATTTCAAATTCTCACTACGCTGGTATTCATTGTTTTGATCCCATTGCTCTTAGGAATGACGTGGGCCAGCTGGCGACCCGGCATAACGAAAGCCATCCTGAAGCCGATTCGAGTAATCTCTGTCATCATATTTTTGGTGTTTATTGTTGTAGCCCTGGGTAACAATTTTGATAACTTCTATCGCTACATTCATTTGCTATTCATGATCGTTCTTATTCACAATGCTGCTGCCTACTCACTGGGTTATGCAGTAGCAACCGGATTGGGGTTAAACTACAAAGACCGACGTACAATTAGTTTGGATACTGGAATACAAAATTCCGGATTAGCCCTGATTCTTATTTTTAATTTTTTCGATGGAAGGGGCGGAATGGCTTTTCTTGCCGGATGGTGGGGTATATGGGATATGATATCCGGACTCCTATTAGCTTGGGGTATGTCAAGATGGAGGATTCTGAACACTAACACTTAA